Genomic DNA from Setaria italica strain Yugu1 chromosome V, Setaria_italica_v2.0, whole genome shotgun sequence:
TTATTTCATTCGGAGATGCAGTTGCTGCTGCCAGCCGCGCGCCAGAACGGCTCTTCCGTGTTATTGACATGTATGAAGCAGTCCGAGACCTCCTTCCTGACCTCGACCCTGTCTTCTCAGATCCCTACTCTGCAGCTCTTCGTGCTGAGGTCTCAGCTGTATGTAGCACCCTTGGCTCCTCAATCAAAGGTATATTCATGGAGCTGGAAAATCTTATCCGTCGTGACCCTGCCCGTGTTGCCGTGCCTGGTGGTGGCATACACCCAATCACTCGGTATGTCATGAACTATCTCCGTGCCGCATGTGGTTCACGGCAAACACTGGAAGAGGTGATGGAAGGTGACTTGGGTGCTGTCGGTGCAGCCGCTATTGCCGTCGATCCTGATCGCCCTACTTCGTCGCTAGCTGTGCACATAGCTTGGATCATGGATGTGCTTCACAAGAATTTGGAGACCAAATCGAAGATATATAGAGATCCACCACTTGCTTCCATATTCTTGATGAATAATGGGAAGTACATTATTCACAAGGTGAATGACAGTGAGCTTGGGATTTTGCTTGGTGATGAGTGGATGAAGCAGATGATGAGCAGGGTGCGCCGGTGGAGTATGGAATACCAGCGTGGGGCTTGGGCAAAGGTCATGTCAGTGCTGCAGACTGGAGGTTCTGGCGTTGGCAGTATCACTGCAAAGGCCATGCTTCAGAAAATGCAGATGTTTAACAGCTACTTGGAGGAGATTTGTGCGGTGCAGTCGGATTGGGTGATCGCAGATGAGCAGTTGCGAGCAGATGTTAAATCTGCAATAGTAGACTCTGTGATGCCTGCATATAGAGGCTTAATTGGGAGTTTGAGATCATCTCCTGAAGCTGCACGGGACTTGTTCATCAAGTACACCCCAGAGGATGTTCAGGCACGCATCCAACACCTCTTTGAAGGAGTGGCCAAGTGATTAGTTAATTATGTCATGTTGTGCTGCTATACCTTTGATTTTGTTGTCATAACTATTAAGCTCGATGATCTCGTGCCATAGGGCTGGGATTTGTCTTAGATGAGGAAATATTGCCTTGTCCAGCTGTGTAAATTTGTAGGCGTTTCTGGTGTATCAACTGGTAATGGCTATCTAATTGCTATATTAATAGTTGCTCGGGCTTAATTTCTCCTTTAGCTTTGAGAAATCTGGTGTGCTGTGTGTATTTCAAATTACTTGCTTATCTTAGTATTTCATAATTTGTCAGTATATGTGAAGAAGTGATGAAGGCATAACACTATTTCAATATCAGTTCCACTGGGCTTTAGGTATTGTGATATTGGAGTGTATATCACAGCTTTTCAATGGTAGTGGTATTGGTAACTGGCTAACTGGCCTATTATAGAAAGGATCTCTAGCTCATCTGCTCTCTTCTCTATTATGGATTTTGCACCAAGAAATCATCCATTCATGATTCTTAACACTTCAATTTCATTCATTCCATTTGTGAAATAGATTAGATTCTCATCATAAAGTTGTAAAAGAAATGTGTTGTCTGTTATGGATTAATCCACAATAAGGAATTTCGTTACTTTGGTCTACTATTGAGATTCATTTTTGGTAGCACATATGGAAGAAGATTAGAAAACGTTACTTGAACACATCAGGCATTTTGCACAACTATCTGTACACAAGTACATACCTGCAAAATTTCAACAATGCAATGACAGTTGACATAACTGAAAGATGATAACAGTGCACAAAATATCTGAGTATGTCTGTGTATATGCACTACTTATTTTATTTGGTCATTCTAACTATGTATGAGTTTGGTCTTGGATTTTTGCACATACACGCCACATGACACAGCCCATCCTTGAATCTTGTCATAGATTTGGACTGTGCATCAATGTAGTAAGTTTGCTCTATTTTTTTCACGCGTACTTTTTTCATCGTTTCTCAAAGTCTGCCTTTGAGTTTTCAACTTCTTGATGTACTGGTTGAAAGAATAGTCAAAAGAATACAACTGCCACGAAATGCCACTTTGCGGTTGTGTCGTTGGATGTTGCTATCCTGAGGTAAGCTCGTTCTGACTTGTGACCCACTGACCCTCCAACAACATGAATAGAAGTAATGCTATGGTTTTGTCCACATGCAGACCCATTGCACCTCGTACAGAAGTGGTGGTCCCAATGTGATTTTGCATCATTTGAAATATCAGAAACTCATTTCCATGGGGATAAAAAGGTGTACCTAGGTGTGGTGCTAGGAAGAcaaaaaaaagttttgcatcCTCATTTTCCGAATTCACCTTCTGTGAGGTACGTTTTGCGCATTTCTTTCATGATTTGGGTCTGAACTATGCAGTGTTTGAACTGGTCCATTTTGCCAGCTGGAGATGATTGGACTGGGTTGCTCCATCCTGTTCTATGGCTTGAACTGAGGACTCATGAGGTTCACATATTGAAATTTATAGATCTCTATAGACCTAAGGAGTGGCTGCTTTGTAACATTGGCGAACGGAATGGAGGATACTCTGCAAGCACTTGATGACCTGATTTCCCAGTTTCTGAGCTTAAATCGGTCCCTCTGGTCCAGTTCTGATGATGCTAATGCCTTCTTAGAAGCTGTGGATGAACTAACTTCCACCATCCATGGCCTTGAGAACACCTCAGAGGATCATGTGCTCCTTGAGAGCTTTGACCTCCTTCTGGAGCGTTGTTCTATGAGGCTTAAAGATGAGTTCCAGCACCTGATTGCTACATCTGGCTTCGATGACAACCATGGTGACCACAATATCAAGAAAAGCCAGGATGTAGATGACAGCCACACCTTTGTAGCACTACCGATTAGAGACTTTGGTATCATTGTTGATGCCTTACCAGAGGGTGTATCCACTGAGGCAAATCGAATTGCAAGAAGGATGATTGCTGCTGGTTTTGGTGATATATGCGTTGAGACCTATGCTTCTGCACGCCGCAACTTCATTGATGAGAGCATTGCTCGTCTTGGCGTTCATGCTAAATTGGCAGAAAGGTTCAAGTCAGCATCATGGGAGGAGCTTGAGACTCAGATCATGCGCTGGATCCCTGCAATCCGAGTTGTGTTCCACATCTTAATCCCGAGTGAGCGCAATCTTTGCAATTGCATTTTCGATGGGTTTACATCTTACAGTGACCTTGCCTTTGCCACTGCATGCAAACCATTTCTTCAGCTCTTGTCCTTTGCCAACTTTATTGCTGCTGCTGGACAGAACCCGGAGAGTCTTTTCCGCATTGTTGACATGTATGATGCTTTAACGTGTATCCTTCCTGTCCTTGATGAAACCTTTGATCATGAGATAGCTGCTCTTCGTGAATGCCTTGGATTGTCAATTAAGGGCATATTTGTGGCTCTAGAAAAACTGATACGAGGTGATTCAAGTGAGTCTGCACCACCAGATGGTGGAGTTCATCCAATAACAAGGTATGTAATGAACTACCTTATGGCAGCATGTGCATCTCGTCATACTTTGGAAGAAGTGATGCATTTGGAGTTTGGTTGTGCTGAAACATGTCCGATCAACCCGGACCGCCCAACATCATCGCTGGCGGTCTGCTTTGCTTGGATTGTGGACGTGCTCATAAAGAATCTTGAGTCAAAATCCAGGATTTATGGTCATGTTCCACTCAGCCGTGTCTTCCTGATTAACAGTGGGATCTATATAATCAAGAAAGTCAATGGTTGTGAGCTTAAGGTCTTGCTCGGCGAGGATTGGATCAGGGTAATATCTGCAAAGGTCCACCAATGGGTGTTGGAGTACCGTAGGGCTACCTGGGGGAGGGCCATCATGATACTTGAGACGGACAGAAGGTCTGGCAGCAGTTCCAGTGTTGTGGTAGAGAAGCTGAACCACTTCCATGACTTTGTGCAAGCGATTTGCCAGGTGCAGTCACGGTGGGTACTGGTGGAGAAGCAGCAAGCAATGGATTTGAGCACTATGGTAGAGGAGCTGGTTATACCAGTCTACAGGGATACAATTGAGATGTTAAATGCAACAGAGGCTGTAGGGGCTTCATATGTGCGACCTGAGGATGTGAAGTTGCAGATTCAGCATTTGTTCAAAGCAATGGCCAAGTTATAGAGTGGCTTTAGTTCTGGCTGCCGCTGGCGTATTTGTGTTTAATTTCTCAGGAGAGTGATGTAATTTATGTTTTTATGTCTCAGTCTCCTCTATTATTTTCACATTTGTATGTTACAGTGGCTGATGTTTTGCTAACTAGAGTCATGTGAACTCCTGTAGCAACTGGGTCTTTTATGCTAGCACAGTGCTATTGTCAGTTACGTACTATAATTCAATAACTGTACAGAAGTTCAGTTTGCTACTAAACTTGCACTATATGTGATCAAACGTCAACGATGATTGATATGTGCACGCTGTgtttgttcaaaaaaaatgtgCATGCTGTGGCCTCTATATTATTCCTCACTGCTTGTATTATAACCTTTTCATGCTGAACTGACAGAGTATTACTTTCAAATTGTAGTCAATGAATGATATCTTTTTCGTGCCTTTCAAGAAACTCGTAGATGAACATACACTGTTTCTGTTTTCctgaaaaatattataaatttcCTGTCATTTTCAAATAGACTATACTATGACCCACCGCGATTTTATCTTGCTATAACTTGTCCTGTGAATTGAGTGCCTGACTGCTTGAGTGAGAGAAACTCATTTACCTAGTGTTCTTAAATTCACTGTCAGTAGTCCAGTGTGCAATCAGATGT
This window encodes:
- the LOC101785541 gene encoding exocyst complex component EXO70B1, with product MEDTLQALDDLISQFLSLNRSLWSSSDDANAFLEAVDELTSTIHGLENTSEDHVLLESFDLLLERCSMRLKDEFQHLIATSGFDDNHGDHNIKKSQDVDDSHTFVALPIRDFGIIVDALPEGVSTEANRIARRMIAAGFGDICVETYASARRNFIDESIARLGVHAKLAERFKSASWEELETQIMRWIPAIRVVFHILIPSERNLCNCIFDGFTSYSDLAFATACKPFLQLLSFANFIAAAGQNPESLFRIVDMYDALTCILPVLDETFDHEIAALRECLGLSIKGIFVALEKLIRGDSSESAPPDGGVHPITRYVMNYLMAACASRHTLEEVMHLEFGCAETCPINPDRPTSSLAVCFAWIVDVLIKNLESKSRIYGHVPLSRVFLINSGIYIIKKVNGCELKVLLGEDWIRVISAKVHQWVLEYRRATWGRAIMILETDRRSGSSSSVVVEKLNHFHDFVQAICQVQSRWVLVEKQQAMDLSTMVEELVIPVYRDTIEMLNATEAVGASYVRPEDVKLQIQHLFKAMAKL